Genomic segment of Nostoc sp. TCL240-02:
AGAAAATTTTTCAGTTTATAAATAACATTACCTTTGCTCAAACCAGCTATCATTAATATTTTTTCAAGACACTTTCAAAAAATTAATCTGAATAAGTATGTCTAAATTCTGAATTCTGAACAGGCAATTAAGCTTAATATACGAAAATCCTTTACAAAAACTGCGATCGCCTTTGGTGTGCTAAAAGCGATCGCACAAACAACCCGATGAAAAATCTAGCTCTACTATCTGCCATAGCCCTTACCACCACATCTGGATTGGTTTTCGGTACAATGCAAACCGCCTCTGCTTTAGCTTGGAATTGGAATTATTCTGGTACTGGTATAGAGGCGATTGGTACTTTTACAACTGATAATACCCCTGACGATCTGGGTTTTTATCAGATTTTAGGAATTACGGGTACACGAAATGGTGAAACGATTACTGGTCTGCAACCTGTAGGCACTCCAATACCAGGAAACGAACCTTTTAATGTTGACAATTTAATTAGTCTTAATAATCAGCAGTTAACAGTTGATGGTTTTGGTTATTCTACATCGGCGGGAAACTATTCTAATCCATTTTTCGCTAGTTTTTTGCCAACGCCAAGTTATTTAGAAGTTTTTTCTGTTCCACCACTGACACCAGGTTTTGGAAATTTAGGGACGGAAGATAGTCAGTTACCCATCAGTTTTTCTGCAAGCATAATCGCCGTACCTGAACCCACCTCAATCCTTAGCTTATTTGCCCTCGCCACTTTTGGTTTCCCTTCAACACTCAAACGTAATAAGCCATCCAAATTAAATGAAAAGAAGCTTGAAAAAGTTTCCTAAAACCATCAATAAAGGGCTTTGTTGCACTAAGTGGGAACAACGCTCAATTTTGCTTGTATTTATTGCACTTTGAATTGAATGAAGTTGAAAACAATGTATTCGGTTGAGGTCTAGCGAATACTGAATTTTATTAGTAAGATATCTTTCAATACTGCTTCGTTAATGGGAAAAGGGGAAAGAAAAAACCTTAAACTTAAGCACAGTAATCTCTTCCCTAAGCCAAATTTCTAGTGTAAAATTTTTTACTGCGAGCAGTATTGGAATAGCTTCTTCATAGGTTTGTTCCAAAAACAACAACTAGCTAGCTAATTTACATATCTGATGTATTTGAATCTAAGAAAAGGTATTTTTCGTCTAGCTGGTAGGGATAATTTTAAATTGTTATTGACAAAATAAGGTAAAACGCGGTAGACTAGTACACTGTTTAAAGCGTATTGATTGCTGCACTAGGCTACAAGTATATCAATAATATTGGTAGCTAATATTGCCTACGTGATGCCTAGTTGCTACTCTTTTGTTGTTTATTTAATGAGGTGAACATGGCCAAGCGCCGTAACCCGAAAAAAGAAAAGGCGCTACGGAACCAGGCGTATGCCAGAAAGTTTCGTAAACGAACTACGACAGGAAGAATGCAGAGAAGGTTCCAACAAAGACCACCCAAGAGTGAAGAAGAAGAAGGCGCAGCAACAGCAGCTGACACTGACTAAGCTGTCTGCTTAAATCCTTTTTATTTAGATTATTTATCTTTTAGGGCGTACAAATGTACGCCTTTATTTATTTTTGGGAATTGGGAATTGAGTATAGTTATTCTCCTTGTCCCCCTTGTCCCCCTCCCTGCCCCCTGCCCCCTGCCCCATTCCCCATTCCTCTATTGATCAATTTGAGCGCGGGCGGCTATGAGTGCTTTGCTAACCTGTACAAAGCCAGTACCACCGTGACTGTTGCGGGCTGCCACTACTTGACGAGGGGATATTGCCTCATAAATATCTGCTGCAAATGCCGGATGTAGTTGTTGCCACTCTTCCAATTCCAAATCTTTCAGGAGTTTACCTGCGGCAATACTAGTTTTTACCACTTTACCCACGAGGTTGTAAGCTTCCCGGAAAGGAACGCCCCGTGCTGCTAGATAATCTGCGACATCGGTAGCGTTAGAAAAATCTTCGGTTACAGCTTCTGCTAAACGCTGGGTACGAAATTCTAAACCTTCCCTGAGCAAAATTGTCATTGCTTCTAGAGATGCTTTGACTGTGTTAACGCTATCAAATATACCTTCTTTATCTTCTTGCAGGTCTTTGTTATATGCCAGAGGTAGCCCTTTCATAATCACCAGCATTGCCTGGAGATGACCAAATACACGCCCCGTTTTCCCCCGCACGAGTTCTGGTACATCGGGGTTTTTCTTTTGGGGCATGATACTGGAACCTGTAGCACAGCTATCTTTGAGGGTGACAAAACGGAATTCTTCAGATGACCAAAGAATGACTTCTTCTGCAAGACGGCTGAGGTGAACCATAATCAAGCTAGCAGCACACAAGAATTCGATCGCAAAATCGCGATCGCTGACTCCATCGAGGCTGTTAGCATAAATATCATCAAAATCCAATAATTTAGCTGTGTAGTGGCGATCGATGGGGAAAGTCGTTCCCGCTAAAGCACCGCACCCCAAGGGTGAGATATTGACGCGGCGAGAAACATCTCCTAAGCGTTCCCAGTCGCGTTGCGCCATTTGAAAGTATGCCAAGAGGTGGTGAGCTAAACTTACTGGTTGGGCGCGTTGTAGGTGAGTATAGCCTGGGATCAAGGTTTCAACGTGTTTTTCCGCTATATCTAGTAGAACACCTTGGAATTCTCGCAATTCACTTTTGATTTGCTGGATTTGGTCGCGCAGATAGAGTCTAGTATCAGTACCAACTTGGTCATTCCGCGATCGCGCCGTATGCAGTTTTTTACCGACATCACCGACAATTTCTGTCAGTCGTTTTTCAACTGCAAAATGTACATCTTCTGCATCAACACCAGGTTGAAATTTACCTTGGCGGTACTCTTGGCGAATTTGTTCTAAACCTGTAACCAGTTGCTCACCTTCTTTTGAGGAGATAATGCCCGTGTGAGCTAGCATTTTGGCATGGGCTTGAGAACCAGTCAGATCGTATTCTATTAATTCAATATCAAAACCTATACTGGCATTAAAACGAGCGATCGCTGGATGCAACGCTGATTCAAACCTCTGGCTCCAAGTTTGTTCTTTGGTCATAAATATCAAGAGAGTTGGGGAGAGTTAAGAGTTAAGAGTGAGGAGTTATGAGTTTCTGACTCTTAACTTCTCACTCCTCACTTTCAACTCCTAACTTTTAAATTTAACCGTAGCTAGTTAAATTCCGAATCATATAGCCAATAACTAAACCAATCAACAATGCCCACACTTGACCTGTTTGTATAAAGTGGCTCCAAGATTTTTGAACCTGACCCATCAGGTCTGGGTCGGTAATTGTTTGTGCTAAGGCTGTCCAATTTATAGGCAAATGCCAAAGTAGCTGAGATGTCAAATCGCTGAGATGGCTCATATTTAGTGATTAAGAGGTTGAGGGTGGCAAATTTCAGATCAGTTTATTTTTCAGATAAATTACTGATAACGTACTGAAATATTGGGTGTAACTTTAAAGTCTTAACTCAAGATTCAGCCGATGCCAACCGCAATTTCTCGGCAGTTCGCAAAATTTGCCCCGCTAAAACTGCTGCACCAAAACCATTATCGATATTTACTACACCTACTCCCGCAGCACAAGAGTTAAGCATTGTCAATAAAGGTGCTAAACCGCCAAAACTTGCGCCATAGCCAATGCTGGTGGGTACGGCAATTACAGGACAACTTGCTAAACCAGCGACAACGCTGGGTAAAGCGCCTTCCATTCCTGCCACGACAATCAACACCGATGCTGACTCAATCAGGTGGCGGTTACTTAATAAACGGTGAATTCCGGCAACGCCAACATCCCAGAGGCGCTGTACCCGAAAACCAGAAAGTTCAGCAGTGATAGCCGCTTCTTCAGCAACAGCTAAATCGGCAGTACCAGCAGAAAGAATGCCGATTTCACCCCTGAATTGTGGTTCGATGGTAGGGGGAGCGATCGCACAAATTCGCGCCGAATCGTAATATCGCAAGCCGCTAACTTTGGATTGCAGTACGGCATAAACTGCTGGTTCAATGCGAGTCGCCATCACTACTGGGTTGCGGAGGCGCATTACCTCCATAATTTGAGCAATTTGATCTGGCGTTTTACCAGGGCCCCAAATTACCTCTGGGAAACCAGTTCTTAGCTGGCGATGATGGTCAATTTTGGCAAATTCACCCACAGACTCATAAGTTAAGTCTTTGAGTGAGTCGAATGCCGTATCTGGCGTAACTTTACCATTGGCAACCGCTTCGAGGAGCGATCGCAAAGTTTCATTTTGAGACACTGGTCAGTTGTTTTGATTTTATAAATGTTGCCAAACGTGCCACCAAGGGCGGAGATTACAGTACTTTAAACTCTATTCTGTTACTTTCAGTTCATATTTGTTCCACATCGTTCCTTTTTGGGAACCAAGTGCAGAGAATTTGACGTTTTGGATGCGATCGCGCACTGCAACTAAAGATAAAGGATTCACTAAATAAATATAAGGCAAATATTCTTGAGAAAGGCGTTGCGTTTGGGCATAAATTTCTTTCCGCTTGACTTCATCTAACTCTCGCGCTGCTTGAATGTAAAGACGACCAATTTCCGCCTCCCAATCTGCAACTTGCCAACCAATAAGTGGTTCTTGCCCTGCTTGAAGTTTCTGATTGAAGGTGTGTAATCCGCCTTCCGGCAACCAAACATTAGCCCCATCATTTGGTTCAATCCCTCCAATAAAGCCTAAGATATAGCATTCCCAATCGAGTGAATTAGAAAGCTTGTCTGTAAGGGTATTGAAAGCAATTGGATTAAAATCAACTTGAATACCAATTTTATTCAAATCTTGCTTAATTTGCGCTCCCATTAACACACGAGTTTTATTTTCAGCATTCGTTAATAAACTAAAGCGTACATGATTACCATTAGCATCTAGTAACTGTTTATTAGGATTATATTTAAAACCTGCACTTAATAGTAATTTTTTAGCTTTTTCTTGATTATATTCATAAACCTTAAGACCTTTTTCTGGAGGAAAATAGTAAGGACTCTGAATTTCTATCGGTGAATTTTGCAACACACCAATTCCCCGAAAAACATTATTTAACATTGTTTGACGGTCGATTGCATAAGCAACTGCTTGTCTAAAAGCAAGGGTATTAAACCAACGGGATTTAATTGGAT
This window contains:
- a CDS encoding PEP-CTERM sorting domain-containing protein (PEP-CTERM proteins occur, often in large numbers, in the proteomes of bacteria that also encode an exosortase, a predicted intramembrane cysteine proteinase. The presence of a PEP-CTERM domain at a protein's C-terminus predicts cleavage within the sorting domain, followed by covalent anchoring to some some component of the (usually Gram-negative) cell surface. Many PEP-CTERM proteins exhibit an unusual sequence composition that includes large numbers of potential glycosylation sites. Expression of one such protein has been shown restore the ability of a bacterium to form floc, a type of biofilm.): MKNLALLSAIALTTTSGLVFGTMQTASALAWNWNYSGTGIEAIGTFTTDNTPDDLGFYQILGITGTRNGETITGLQPVGTPIPGNEPFNVDNLISLNNQQLTVDGFGYSTSAGNYSNPFFASFLPTPSYLEVFSVPPLTPGFGNLGTEDSQLPISFSASIIAVPEPTSILSLFALATFGFPSTLKRNKPSKLNEKKLEKVS
- the argH gene encoding argininosuccinate lyase, encoding MTKEQTWSQRFESALHPAIARFNASIGFDIELIEYDLTGSQAHAKMLAHTGIISSKEGEQLVTGLEQIRQEYRQGKFQPGVDAEDVHFAVEKRLTEIVGDVGKKLHTARSRNDQVGTDTRLYLRDQIQQIKSELREFQGVLLDIAEKHVETLIPGYTHLQRAQPVSLAHHLLAYFQMAQRDWERLGDVSRRVNISPLGCGALAGTTFPIDRHYTAKLLDFDDIYANSLDGVSDRDFAIEFLCAASLIMVHLSRLAEEVILWSSEEFRFVTLKDSCATGSSIMPQKKNPDVPELVRGKTGRVFGHLQAMLVIMKGLPLAYNKDLQEDKEGIFDSVNTVKASLEAMTILLREGLEFRTQRLAEAVTEDFSNATDVADYLAARGVPFREAYNLVGKVVKTSIAAGKLLKDLELEEWQQLHPAFAADIYEAISPRQVVAARNSHGGTGFVQVSKALIAARAQIDQ
- the larB gene encoding nickel pincer cofactor biosynthesis protein LarB, whose amino-acid sequence is MSQNETLRSLLEAVANGKVTPDTAFDSLKDLTYESVGEFAKIDHHRQLRTGFPEVIWGPGKTPDQIAQIMEVMRLRNPVVMATRIEPAVYAVLQSKVSGLRYYDSARICAIAPPTIEPQFRGEIGILSAGTADLAVAEEAAITAELSGFRVQRLWDVGVAGIHRLLSNRHLIESASVLIVVAGMEGALPSVVAGLASCPVIAVPTSIGYGASFGGLAPLLTMLNSCAAGVGVVNIDNGFGAAVLAGQILRTAEKLRLASAES